A genomic window from Candidatus Thiocaldithrix dubininis includes:
- a CDS encoding protelomerase family protein has translation MANIQKVNRHAIYEEFLQAVHAIEQADLPQKEKTRRFRGAANKVRTALFYDKRKFGDARRLRLSQQASHKLLKRFASYATELQALIAAATIADLDQALQNLIDAALQQQDEAAQTAFHELQLLSEPRLAISTYRRYVTELRNKMRDLNLRHHSLPKLVQRYHKQFPAYQSLLDELLAADAHLAGYKRMQLLEAARQQEDPLAYAAFTKLKTDHEATRYLFVGHMEKITLEQEQAESLAYRKTHTIKIKPDGIFALLHSLLHEPSYSPTYSYSRLAIAVALATGRRAVEVLYTGQFTKLDAHLLAFTGQAKKRAGTDQNITLRIPILAEADLILKAVHSIRHTPELAKLRERIHNANTEREARSEVNKVASVTLNATIKRLFGDAFTFKDTRAIYARLVYTQYFRTPPWEHIDEDEFFRLILGHQDYETIKSYKCIQLDANGVDFSPSTQQIAIVPELIEALRDFDISPAGRGAIGIHTFVKFILAVAPGTPITQTLLNRRAGEVIERLSTQQIEIPDALRTIKSFGRPAVQKYLSFAKTVIDPYNAACLSAD, from the coding sequence ATGGCTAATATTCAGAAAGTTAATCGGCACGCTATTTATGAAGAATTTTTGCAAGCCGTACATGCGATTGAACAGGCAGACTTGCCGCAAAAAGAAAAAACCCGGCGCTTTCGTGGCGCAGCTAATAAAGTCCGTACTGCATTATTTTACGATAAGCGTAAATTTGGCGATGCCCGCCGCTTACGACTAAGCCAACAAGCCAGCCACAAACTGCTAAAACGCTTTGCCTCGTATGCCACCGAACTCCAAGCGCTGATAGCGGCAGCAACGATTGCAGACTTAGACCAAGCCTTGCAAAACCTGATTGATGCGGCGTTACAGCAACAAGATGAAGCCGCGCAAACTGCCTTTCATGAGTTGCAACTGTTGAGTGAGCCTCGACTGGCGATTTCTACTTATCGGCGCTATGTCACGGAATTACGCAATAAAATGCGCGATTTGAATTTACGCCACCATTCGTTGCCGAAACTGGTACAACGTTATCACAAGCAATTTCCAGCCTATCAAAGCTTACTCGATGAATTATTAGCAGCCGATGCACATTTAGCGGGTTATAAACGTATGCAATTGCTCGAAGCGGCACGCCAACAAGAAGACCCGCTAGCCTATGCTGCGTTTACCAAGCTTAAAACCGACCATGAAGCCACCCGGTATTTATTTGTGGGGCATATGGAAAAAATTACGCTGGAACAAGAACAAGCAGAATCGTTGGCGTATCGCAAAACCCATACCATTAAAATTAAACCGGACGGCATTTTTGCCTTGCTGCATAGCTTGTTACACGAACCCAGTTATTCCCCCACTTATTCGTATAGCCGCTTAGCCATTGCGGTAGCGTTGGCAACCGGGCGGCGGGCGGTTGAGGTGTTATATACCGGGCAATTTACCAAATTAGATGCGCATCTGCTGGCATTCACTGGACAAGCTAAAAAACGCGCCGGAACAGATCAAAATATTACCTTGCGTATTCCGATATTAGCCGAAGCCGATTTAATCCTCAAAGCGGTTCATAGCATTCGTCATACACCTGAATTGGCTAAATTACGCGAACGTATCCACAACGCTAACACGGAACGGGAAGCACGCTCGGAAGTAAATAAAGTAGCCTCAGTCACCTTAAACGCCACCATTAAGCGTTTATTTGGTGATGCCTTTACGTTTAAAGATACCCGTGCTATTTACGCCCGTCTGGTTTATACCCAATATTTTCGCACTCCACCGTGGGAACATATCGACGAAGACGAATTTTTCCGTTTAATTTTAGGGCATCAAGACTACGAAACCATTAAATCGTATAAGTGCATTCAACTCGATGCCAATGGCGTGGATTTTTCACCCAGTACGCAGCAAATTGCCATTGTGCCGGAATTAATCGAGGCCTTGCGTGATTTTGATATTAGTCCAGCGGGACGCGGTGCAATCGGCATTCATACGTTTGTTAAATTTATATTAGCCGTCGCCCCCGGTACACCCATCACCCAAACCTTATTGAATCGGCGAGCAGGCGAAGTTATAGAACGCCTTAGCACTCAGCAAATTGAAATTCCCGACGCATTACGCACGATTAAAAGCTTTGGCCGCCCCGCTGTGCAGAAATATTTAAGCTTCGCTAAAACGGTAATTGACCCGTATAACGCAGCGTGCTTGAGTGCAGATTAA
- a CDS encoding type II toxin-antitoxin system VapC family toxin encodes MILLDTNIVSELMRPEPQTKVIEWLNAQEPLDIYISVITIAEIKYGLLVLPEGQKRRLLQQKFDWFIAQGFAERVLDFTTEAAHHYADIMAYRRSVGVPMSVPDGQIAAIARFNRFTLATRNSKDFENCGLMLVNPFFAI; translated from the coding sequence ATGATTTTACTAGACACTAATATTGTTTCTGAATTGATGCGTCCCGAGCCACAAACCAAGGTTATTGAATGGCTAAATGCCCAAGAACCCTTGGATATCTATATTTCGGTTATTACGATAGCTGAAATTAAATATGGTTTATTGGTATTGCCAGAAGGACAAAAGCGGCGTCTATTGCAGCAAAAATTTGATTGGTTTATTGCACAAGGTTTTGCTGAGCGTGTTTTAGATTTTACAACAGAAGCCGCGCATCATTATGCGGATATTATGGCGTATCGACGTAGTGTGGGGGTGCCGATGAGTGTACCTGATGGACAAATCGCAGCGATTGCTCGATTCAATCGTTTCACTTTGGCAACCCGTAATAGTAAAGATTTTGAGAATTGTGGGTTAATGTTGGTTAATCCGTTTTTTGCCATTTAG
- a CDS encoding AAA family ATPase yields the protein MNKMNNIKQIVEAELSALDRAIDYADDNSVNRNYQFHDPSIIDSLLKIHAGQQSAYKEFLRVAWGKAIRIKTERKGEVVYRLSQAAAIIPGLDIATPQSPIGRLVNIARAGDIYESSILGEYSIEDVWYFERFVANEYLENLKNFKKMTSKGSNVFSIDNLLDWLKNYGKRSSITMEEDERGADATSLWDEVTFESSEDEEEEEPIEIVEETEEQKGISLPTGFYVNLSAHQYDAAHSGANGLVFVFGVAGSGKTSVALGRSKSLAQLGQLPKDDRLYNQDFPEETQIGIVRTGELISYLKNTCNMLSLHRLPVVEYREIHEELKAHWDIEQSKHNNKGPKYFLAQKNNNSDIETRAKWFHFISEKMLEVFSQQAVRLINNIPRSVSSIDGDIFIKINEILSADIAQSLKSTDPLGFLLRVEDSIKKSFDKLFSQTAWIGIPRGNDNIVWLNEKHHNIAAHLSNKEKVLCLFVSARNVQIIIPKAKIDNWEKWIPDGTTRPPQAGNKVPDYISFSLADGNTIDVKVILASDAELVQYAKDGSLRFYEGIGERTQTVRTRKLWLAHMPRIVASNEHSEGAEKNTREWRTKVRNRVLANIQKSLNIIPADLFSKTIHYLVEKHHDEYALLLKNKQQQISGNKLSESDIDLLIAFMASITRGMNKDSPFISGIQIKPTPYRSSVFIDEVQDFSEIQIFLLSLLADPKYNSVTAVGDAAQCLYRIESDITVSFPSQTWQGAKKQELTENIRQQHVPTINALSSAFRNKYIDDVLINTGDYIRNENLSAFHEAGSINQLRQAYKIISIINRKESVVIVVPSIDRAKETIEKLKPHLRERQHRECRYSNTIDLSKKYIAHVTTPRNIKGLEFDHLIALYLDEYNLSSANNRNALYVMLSRPKNELYLIGDFEKIRDDFKVLVEKFADIQKT from the coding sequence ATGAACAAAATGAACAATATAAAGCAGATTGTGGAAGCTGAATTATCAGCATTGGACAGGGCTATCGATTATGCGGACGATAATTCTGTAAATCGTAACTACCAATTCCACGACCCATCAATTATAGATAGCTTATTAAAAATTCACGCCGGCCAGCAGAGTGCATACAAAGAATTTTTGCGGGTGGCATGGGGGAAAGCCATTAGAATTAAAACAGAAAGAAAAGGAGAGGTTGTTTATAGGCTATCCCAAGCGGCCGCAATTATACCGGGTCTTGATATTGCCACACCACAATCACCAATCGGGCGCTTAGTTAACATAGCTAGAGCCGGCGATATATATGAAAGCTCTATTTTGGGTGAATACAGCATAGAAGATGTGTGGTACTTCGAAAGATTTGTTGCTAATGAGTATTTAGAAAATTTGAAGAACTTCAAGAAAATGACATCTAAAGGTTCAAACGTCTTTTCAATAGATAATTTGCTGGATTGGCTGAAGAATTATGGAAAACGATCTTCTATCACAATGGAAGAAGATGAAAGAGGGGCAGATGCCACTTCGCTATGGGATGAAGTCACATTTGAAAGTAGCGAAGACGAAGAAGAAGAAGAACCTATTGAAATCGTGGAGGAAACTGAAGAACAAAAGGGCATCAGTTTGCCTACCGGATTTTATGTCAACTTAAGTGCTCATCAGTATGACGCTGCCCATTCTGGGGCAAATGGATTAGTATTTGTTTTTGGAGTCGCAGGCTCGGGAAAAACTTCTGTTGCACTTGGAAGATCCAAATCACTTGCGCAACTTGGCCAACTGCCAAAAGATGATCGGCTGTATAACCAAGATTTCCCAGAAGAAACACAAATTGGAATTGTAAGAACTGGCGAGCTTATTTCTTACTTAAAAAATACATGCAATATGCTCTCGCTGCATAGACTACCTGTTGTTGAATACAGGGAGATACACGAAGAACTAAAAGCACACTGGGACATAGAGCAATCAAAACATAACAATAAGGGACCAAAGTATTTTTTAGCCCAAAAGAATAACAATAGTGATATCGAGACGAGAGCCAAATGGTTTCATTTTATTAGTGAAAAAATGTTAGAAGTATTTTCACAGCAGGCTGTAAGGTTGATAAACAATATACCACGGAGTGTTTCGAGCATAGATGGTGATATCTTTATTAAGATAAATGAAATTCTGTCTGCCGATATAGCACAGTCGCTGAAAAGCACAGACCCATTAGGCTTTCTATTGAGGGTAGAAGATTCTATTAAAAAGAGTTTTGATAAGTTATTCAGTCAAACAGCATGGATTGGCATCCCAAGAGGTAATGATAATATCGTATGGCTGAATGAAAAGCATCACAATATAGCTGCTCACCTGTCAAACAAAGAGAAAGTCTTGTGTTTATTTGTTAGTGCTAGGAATGTCCAAATTATCATTCCTAAAGCAAAAATAGATAATTGGGAGAAATGGATTCCTGATGGCACAACTCGACCACCGCAAGCAGGTAATAAAGTCCCTGACTACATTAGTTTTTCACTGGCAGATGGAAATACTATTGATGTTAAAGTGATTCTAGCCTCTGATGCTGAACTCGTACAATATGCTAAGGATGGCTCTTTACGGTTTTATGAAGGTATTGGGGAAAGAACGCAAACAGTACGAACGCGAAAACTTTGGCTTGCGCACATGCCTAGAATTGTCGCAAGTAATGAACATAGTGAAGGTGCAGAGAAAAATACTCGGGAATGGCGGACAAAAGTTCGTAATCGCGTGTTGGCGAATATACAAAAATCTCTAAATATAATTCCTGCCGACTTATTTTCGAAAACAATTCATTACCTGGTTGAAAAGCATCATGATGAATATGCATTATTGCTGAAAAATAAACAACAACAGATAAGTGGCAATAAGCTTTCAGAAAGTGACATTGATTTGTTGATAGCTTTTATGGCGTCAATAACCAGAGGAATGAATAAGGACTCGCCATTTATTAGTGGAATTCAAATAAAGCCAACGCCTTATAGGTCGTCAGTGTTTATCGACGAGGTGCAAGATTTTTCAGAAATACAGATTTTTTTACTTTCACTATTAGCAGATCCAAAATACAACTCAGTAACTGCTGTTGGTGACGCGGCTCAATGCCTTTATAGAATAGAGTCTGACATAACAGTTAGCTTTCCTAGCCAAACATGGCAAGGTGCAAAAAAACAAGAGTTAACAGAAAATATTCGCCAACAACATGTTCCTACCATTAATGCGTTGAGTTCTGCGTTTAGAAATAAATATATTGATGATGTATTGATTAATACTGGAGACTATATAAGAAATGAGAACCTAAGTGCATTTCATGAGGCTGGCAGCATTAATCAACTAAGACAGGCCTACAAAATCATTTCAATTATAAATAGAAAGGAGTCTGTCGTTATTGTTGTTCCGTCTATTGATCGAGCAAAAGAAACGATAGAAAAATTGAAGCCACATCTCAGAGAAAGGCAGCACAGAGAATGTCGATATTCAAATACAATTGATCTTTCAAAAAAATATATTGCCCATGTTACTACACCAAGAAACATAAAAGGACTCGAATTCGATCATCTGATAGCGCTTTATTTGGATGAGTATAATTTGAGTAGCGCCAATAATAGAAATGCGCTTTATGTAATGTTAAGTCGACCTAAGAATGAATTGTACTTAATCGGTGATTTTGAAAAAATTCGAGATGATTTCAAGGTTTTGGTAGAAAAATTTGCAGACATACAGAAAACATAA
- a CDS encoding radical SAM protein: MQWIQPPIQYIEPLFRPPSEANSLILQVTNGCSWNKCSFCEMYTAPQKKFKPKAEDQVLAEIQRCGELYQGVKQVFLADGDALALSFRRLESILSAIREHLPSVERVSAYCLPQNLRNKSLEELQRLHELGLSLVYVGAESGSNTILRKVNKSETFDSTLEALLKLKAAGIQTSVMIISGLGGKVYSQEHALESARLINAAQPEYLATLTLFFRNGPERFKQAFGDDYIPADAVDVFRELHLFISQLELTNTVFRSDHVSNHLILKGTLNRDRLKMLKQTEQAIRLAESGEVEFDAYEPTPHA, translated from the coding sequence ATGCAGTGGATTCAACCCCCTATTCAATATATTGAACCTTTATTTCGTCCACCCAGTGAAGCCAATTCATTGATTTTGCAAGTTACTAATGGTTGTAGCTGGAATAAGTGTAGCTTTTGCGAGATGTATACTGCGCCGCAGAAAAAATTTAAACCTAAAGCCGAAGATCAAGTTTTAGCTGAAATTCAGCGTTGTGGTGAGTTGTATCAAGGTGTAAAGCAAGTATTTTTAGCCGATGGGGATGCATTAGCGTTGTCGTTTCGCCGTTTAGAAAGCATTTTATCTGCTATTCGTGAGCATTTACCCAGCGTTGAGCGTGTATCAGCGTATTGTTTACCGCAAAATCTACGCAACAAAAGCCTAGAAGAATTACAACGTTTGCATGAGCTGGGTTTAAGTTTGGTGTATGTGGGAGCGGAAAGCGGTTCTAATACGATTTTACGTAAGGTAAATAAAAGCGAAACGTTCGATAGTACCTTAGAAGCCTTACTAAAACTCAAAGCAGCGGGTATTCAAACCTCGGTGATGATTATTAGCGGCTTGGGTGGCAAAGTGTATAGCCAAGAACATGCTTTAGAATCGGCACGTTTAATTAATGCGGCACAACCGGAATATTTGGCAACGTTGACATTATTTTTCCGCAATGGACCTGAACGTTTTAAGCAAGCTTTTGGTGATGATTATATTCCAGCCGATGCAGTGGATGTATTTCGCGAACTGCATTTGTTTATCTCACAATTGGAGTTAACCAATACCGTATTTCGCAGCGATCATGTGTCAAATCACTTGATTTTAAAAGGCACATTAAATCGTGATAGATTGAAAATGCTCAAACAGACTGAGCAGGCGATTCGTTTGGCAGAAAGTGGCGAGGTTGAATTTGATGCGTATGAACCAACACCTCATGCCTAA